The Capra hircus breed San Clemente chromosome 11, ASM170441v1, whole genome shotgun sequence genomic interval AAACAAATattgaatgcatttttaaaaagcagaaatcttTTAAGGCAAGTTTTTCCTTGTTTGGGCCTCAGCTATTTAAATGATTGAACTGATAAAACAGAAGGAATTCAGATCTGCAGATAGTGAGTATCATTCACATTATCAGCTGACATCATGAATCACTGATTTATTTGATATATGTTCAAATAaagcgggcttccctgatagctcagttggtaaagaatctgcctgcgatgtaggataccccagttctattcctgggtcaggaagatcccctggagaagggataggctacccactccagtattcatgggtttccctgatggctcacacagtaaagaatctacctgcaatgcagaagacctgggttcgatccctgggttgggaagatcccctggaggagggcatggcaacccactccagtattcttgcctggagaatcccatggacaaaggagcctggcaggctacagtacgtggggtcacaaagagttggacatgactgagcgactaagcacagcacagataaaGCAGCCATGTTTATATGAACACAACATGGCTTGTGACTTACATAAAATAACATCATCAGCAAGATGACCACGGAGAGAATGATGGTAACAGTGATGACAGGGACTTAGTCTAAAATCTCCCAACCGCATTTTGAAGAGCTTTCTTGTGCAAAATCCTTATCAAGATAAGATGCAACTTTCCTAAGAGCAGTGTCTTCACAAGTATTGAGCACTAGCTTGTTGACAGCTGTTTTCCTCTCACGTGCTAGGTACAAAAAGTCTGTTTGGAATGAGATACTAAGCCAGATACAGGAAAGGGAAAGTTAAAAGGCCCTTTCCGAACACAGAGGCTCACAGAGCTCTCTCCAGTCCAGGGTCTGGGTCTTGCTCATGACAGGTTACTTGGATCAGGTTCCAGCACCTGTGACTGAGCTTCTCTGGGTCAGGAGCTGGAGGGAAGCCCCACAGTTTTCTCTGCAGAGAAGAGAAGCCCTGCCCTCATGGGCGCTCCCGTTTTCTCAGAGCCCTTGGGCTCCTCCTGCCTAAATCCATCTTTTGCCCACTTGGGATCCCATCCACACTAGCTCCTGCTCTCACCTCACCGatcccctccctcccaagccCTCCTTTTAAAGAAGCTCCTCACCTGCCGTGTCTCCCAGCAGGGCCTCCAGGACAGCGTGTTCTCCTCCGAAAGCGACAACAGCCTGTACTTCACCTACAGTGGCCAGCCCAACACCTTGGAAGTCCGAGATCTCAGCTACCAGGTAGAGACAAAGCTGAGGACAGGTGGGAGGAGCAGAGAGGGCCAAACAATCCCCCAAGCAGAAGGGAAGGGTGAGTCCCAGCTGGGGACCCTCCGCCCCTAAGGACAGAGTTCAGGCTACACAGATGCCTCATGTGTTGGGTGCAAGCACCATGGAGACTTCCCTCAACGACACATATTGGAGCTGATGTTGACGGGCATGAGAAAGAGAATGAGACCTTCGTTAAAACACAAAGCCAACCATGTGACTCTGtgtgaaaaaaaatctctaaaacttatttttaaactttatattttgaaataattttagacttctGAAAAAGCTGCAAAAATAGTGCAGAGTTCTTATATACCATTTGTCCACCTTCCCCTAATGTTAACATCTTGCTTACCCATAGCACAGTGAGCAAAACTGAGACATTAACCACAGTATAATACTATTaaccatttggagaaggaaatggcaacccattccagtgttcttgcctggagaatcccagggacagagaagcctggtgggctgccgtctatggggtcgcacagagccgggcgcgatggaagcgacttagcagcagcagcagcagtctcattTTAAGTGGTTCATTTGTCTCTGAACGTGGCTCTCATCGCAGAGGAAGCCCTGGTGTGGCTTTGGGGCTAGGAATAAAGGCTGGTGGCGCTGCTTTGTCCTGTGAGCTCCCACATGTGTCACCAAGTGCAAAACACAGGAGGCCTGCAGTGTGACCATCTCCTGAGCAGGCTCGAGGCTCTTTCCCTGACACCTCGGGCACCTGACATTTAACTAGCCTCCTGGAAAATATTTTGTATCAAGCATTTACTTGGAAAAATTAACCATGGTCTTTAATATTTACTGATATTCGTAAACTGTATACCAATGTTCTTTTTGACATTGATTTCCTCAGCATGAGAGATATTTAAGTGAAACCTGTAAATAAAAGaggcaaaatgagaaaaaaaacagaaataacaataCTATTAACCAAACTACAGACTTgtataagatgttatggaaaagccCAAATGAAATTTTCAGCCACTCTAATAATAGTACACGTTATAGGTCTGCAGTGAGGACTGAATGAGACAAGGGACATAATAAACAGATGAGCACAATGCCTCGCACACAGTAATCACTTGATAAGTTATTAGTAAATCACTGTCGAGTGAAAACATCATTTTGCCCCacgttgtgtttttatttctgttctgctATTACACATGCTTCCCAACTGTTCTCTTCAGACTTGGAAATGGCAGCTTCAGGTTCTCAGCATGGTGGAGCCCGCCTCCATATCTGACAGAACCTGGGTGGGGGACCCCTCAGGCCTGTTGTGTTTTGGCAGGAGGATTTCTCTTGGAGGGAGCTGAACAGAAGGTGACGCTTTCTGAGGAACCTTTCTATGTCTCCCCACAGGTGGATACGGCCTCCCAGGTACCTTGGTTTAAGCAGCTGGCTCACTTCAAGATGCCCTGGACGTCTCACAAGGACTCCTGTGAGCAGGGCATTCAAAACCTGAGCTTCAAAATGAGGAGTGGACAGATGCTGGCTGTCATAGGGAGCTCAGGTATCACTAGGGGCAAATAGTGGGGCAATGGGTTCTCTCTCTCCTGGGATGCAGGGCAGTCCCTCGAACAAATGGGCGCTCCTCACAGAGCTTTGCTGAGCAGCAGAACAATACAGCAGAGTTGTGAGAGCACAACTTCCAGGTGCAACAcagctgggttcaaatctcagctcctcTGTTTACTAGCTTTCATGAATCACAAGCAGGCTTCTTGCAGCTGCAGCCAGAGCTCTGATCTGTCATTAATATAGGATGAAGGCATCAGGCAGCTTTGGAATTGAATGCTCTTTCCAGGGGACTCCTCCCCCATAAGGAACACTCATCACTGTCTTCCTCTCCCCATCAGATTGCTATTTCAGTCAGACAGTGGCTGGGCACAGCCCTTGCCACAACTCACATCTTGGATACCCCTGGTCTTAGTTCAACCTTCTACCACTGACAAAAATTCACATTTCTGGAGTGCTTCAAAAAGTCATTTCCACATGCCAGACTTAGAAGTGTAGAACGAGCTGGAAGGGGGCCTGGAGAATAGCGTTCTGTTCCCTTCACAATATACCTTTCCTTCTCCTGACCACCGTGAAAACATCTTTAGACGAGGTCTTCCTGCCCCGGCATCATTCCCCCTTCATTTAACAGTGAGACCAAAGTTTAGACAAGAGGAATGATTTACCTAAGGACATATATTTAATGCAGATAAGAActagaactctggtctcctggttctcagatgttaaaaaaaaaattcgactgattaaattttaaagatcttattgGTTTTATTCAACAGTTCATGAATTGGGCAGCATCCCACCTGGCAGAAAGTATCGTGTGGACCGGAaactttatttggatttttccataagatgttagcTCCAGCCTAATAGCTttggtgtgtgtgctaagttgtttcagtcatgtctgactcttttcgcaACGCTATGAAccacagccagccaggctcctctgtccattgggttctccaggcaagaatactggagtgggttgccatgccctcctccaggggaccttcccaacccagggatccaacccatgtctcccatatctcttgtattggcaggtggttctttaccactagtgccacctgggaagcccaaaagctcTGGAGAGCTGcacaaaatgaaagacttttaCAGGCAGAACGAAGTAGGACGAGGAAGTTATTCTAGCAAAGGGCTGATTGTTTTAGGCATGGTCACCTTTCTCTGGGGGACAGTGGGGGTCTATCAGTGCTGACCAGGCAATTTCAGATGGGCTGGTTTACGATTCTATTCCCAGGAGAGATTGAAACTATAATGAAAGTAGGTATTACATCTCAGGCTGGGGACATGGGGCTTAGCACAAGCTGACTCCACTtggggtttgtttattttttaaacacatatCAAAGGCATGTCTCCCTTACACAGTGTCAGAGGGAGCACTTTGTACCTTCCAATTAATCATTTCCAGAAGTAGAGATTACTCAACTTTTTGACCATCTGCTCCACACTTTTAGTCTTCTGCTGGGGAAGTTCTGTTTACTgtctaaccagagatcaaatgagaGGATATGTGCAAATGAACTTCGTCACTGAAACAACACCCACAGGTCAAGTCCTGCCAACTGCTGGCCCTGGCCCTGCAGTTCTGATCTAACAAGAAAAATGTGGAAACTTCACGGGCCAATTTTGTTTGTTAACACCTGGTGGCTTTTCTGGTTACACCTGCTTTTTCTTCATGAACTGAGGATCTAGGGAACACATGGGCATAACTAGGCACTTCAGGCTAAGAGTCATCACAGTTAATCCTGACCACCACAGCTGTTAGAATCCCTGATTTGTGGTTGAAGAAAGGGAAGTCAGGAAAGGGCAAGCAGGAATCACACTGAGTGTATGATTTTCGACTCTAGGCTAGTGTTGTTTAGCTACAGGTTTACTTGGGAGATCCGggctgatccctgggtggggaagatcccctggagaagaaaatggcaacccactccagtactcttgcctggagaatcccatggagggaggagcctggtaggctacagtccatgggattgcaaagagttggacacaactgagcgagttcacttcacttcacttggctgaaattatttaaatgattttttagaaAGGTTATCAATTATACCACCTGTGATTTATATTCTACCAtgcatgcgattctccaggcaagaatactggagtggattgccattcgcttctccaggggatcttcccgacccagggatcaaacccacgtcccctgtattgcaggcagattttttaccgtctgaTCCAGGAGGGAAGCATACTCTGCTCACCAAAAttataacagtaaaataaaattaattcaaacaGCCCCAGGCGTTTAAGCTTCTATAGCATCAGCAGTGGTGCTTTTCCAATGAATAGGCAAAGAGTCTTGAATGCCTGTGGGTGTTTTCTCCTAATTCACCGAGGATCTCCCCAAACATACCCTGACAATCTCCCCTGGAAAGACCACCCACACCTCTCACAGTTTTGTTCAGGAAACGTGGTCTTTCTGCCCCTTGATTGAGATTCCTAAGGTACCTGTGTTGTGAAAGTCCCCTGTGCTTTCAGAGCCTGGATCCAATGATGTCCAAGCTGAGCCAGGAGTAGGGCCAGAACCCTCCCTCTGGCTTCCCCCCTGGCTATTTTGTGCCTCCTAAGTTCTCTTGAATGAGGTGCACCCAGGAGGCAGTAGACAGGTCCCTTTCCACACTGAAAACCTCTGGTCCATAAGCAGAAGGATGACTGAAGAGGCTacttgatttttgcttttacGCACAAATAAAAGGGGGCTGCTTGCAGAAGGCCTGGGAATGTGGCAAGGAAGAGTCGTTACATCTGTGTGTTGGCGCTTTCCCTGTTTAAAAACTACTTGGAAATTTTGCACTCCGAAAGGAATTTACAATAAGGAAACCAAAACCCTGCCTGGGGGGATTGGACTGAGCTGTTCCTGGTAGCTTTGTTTAAGAACACCTTCCTAGACCCTAAGCCCTATTTGACTTGCAGTTTAAATGGCCATCAAAGAGTCTCACAGAATCTCATGGAACCTGATCCAGTCGGACATTTCCCCACATTGATAGCAATTACTATGTCATTCAGAAGTGGATGGCGTTAATGTGTATGTAAtagatctatttttttaaagagaaagtgaaaagtaataCTGATAAAAATAAGAGTGTAGAGAAATTCAGAACTACTGTGCTatagtttaaaaatcatttccaCATCTAttacttctctattttttttctccctttctgaaaaCAGGTTccagttttgcctttttaaaagatACCTTATTAATTCTCCAAAACTAGTCTTTCCCACAATGCCAGCTTCTGAGCCAAATGATGAAATGTTGCTGGCAGGTTTGCCAAGCAAATATAGTTAAGCTTCCTAGTGCAATCAACCCCAGCCTTGCTTGGGGGAGGGGACATACACTCTGGGCACAGGCAGTCCTGTGACAACCAGGACTCCAGCCTTCTATCACGTAGCCACAGGCCAGCCTGACCTGAACACCCCAGATTCCCAAGGATGTTCAAGTTGGCTGCTCCATGCAGGTCAGAAGGCTGCGCCACCTTCCCCAGGGAAGGACAGAGCAGAAGGTGGTGGCTGGAGGGTGCATGGGCAGCAGAAGCTTCCAACCTGGTCCCTGCAAAAGCTCCATTCTTGggaatatattttctctttaatatttatctatttggctgggTCAGGGAGGGGGGAGGTtgtgagggtggggagggtggggagtgtTCCTAGTTCTGGGTCAGGatttagttctccgaccagggactgaacctgggtcccttgcattggaaggcagattcttaaccactggaccaccagggaagcccctcagggaTATTTCTGGTGGTTTCTCAGGTTGTGGGAGAGCCTCTTTGCTGGATGTGATCACTGGGCGAGGCCCTGGCGGCAAGATTAAGTCAGGCCAAATCTGGATCAATGGGCAGCCCAGCACAGCGCAGCTGGTGAGGAAGTGTGTGGCCCACGTGCGCCAACATGACCAGCTGCTCCCCAACCTGACCGTCCGGGAGACCCTGGCTTTCGTTGCCCAGCTGCGTCTGCCCAGAAACTTCTCCCAGGCCCAGCGCGACAAAAGGGTAACTATCTAATCCCAGTGACCCCAGGAAGCTATGACACCCTTCCTCTGCCcatccttcccttcctgcctcagggTCCAGCCATTCCAGGCCAACTGTGAGCAAGCCGGCTCACCATCTGTCCATCAGGAAAAGTCCACCAAATGCTCATCCCTGCCTTCCTTCCCACGTTGTCCCATCTTAGCCCCAAATGTGGGATAAATATTTGCTTGTTTTCCGGTTCTCCATGCTGGCAGGGAGCCGGGACATGGCCACAGTCCCAGCAAGTGGTGCCTTGCTCAGCAGTGGGAACTGCTCCGGATGCGTGGAAAGAATCCGGGAACAAACATTGCATCAGGGAAATGTAGGCCAGAACCTTAAACTCAGGCGTCTTTGGAGCCCGATCTGCCTGGCCCAGAGCAGGCCCGCGCAGCGTCTCTAAAGCCCCAGGACCGCCCTCCCTCTCACCCAGGTGGACGATGTGATTGCGGAGCTGCGGCTGCGGCAATGCGCCAACACGCGCGTGGGCAACATCTATGTGCGGGGCGTGTCGGGGGGCGAGCGGCGCAGAGTCAGCATCGgagtgcagctgctgtggaaccCAGGTGAGGCCGGAGGGGCCCGCGGTCAGCCGCCTGGCTTAATCCGGCCCAGCTGGAGTCCCGCCCATTAAACCAGGCTTCTTTCTGTTGGGAAGGAATCCTTATCCTGGATGAACCCACCTCTGGGCTCGACAGCTTCACCGCCCACAACCTGGTGAAAACACTGTCCAGGCTGGCCAGAGGCAACAGACTAGTGCTCATCTCCATCCACCAGCCACGCTCCGATATCTTCGGGCTGTTCGATTTGGTCCTGCTGATGACGTCTGGAACCACCATCTACCTCGGGGCAGCCCAGCACATGGTTCAGTATTTCACCGCAGTTGGCCACCCCTGTCCCCGGTACAGCAACCCTGCCGACTACTATGGTGAGTCAGCCAGGCCAGAGGCATGGAACAGGGCTCCCCTCGACCCCAACCCTGCCAGGAGAGAAACTCTCAGGGGCTTCAGGGGAACAGGACCAAGgatggaggcaggggaggagaTGGGGTGTATTACAGGCGTCAGTTTACCCAGCATCAAATGCTAGGAATGGCACACCCTTGTGCGCATGACTGTTAAGAACCTCACTAGAGCTCCAAACCAGAGGAGATACAATCCAAGAGAGTTTAGATCAGTTTCTGGAATTATGGTCTTTATTCAGGTTCCGTAGGACGAACAGGAAATTTGGAGTTGGAAGCCACTAGGAAATCTTAAAACCGCCCCCTGGTTCCCCTACAAAGGCAGGAAACCCAGAGGCTGTGGATGGGAGGCCCAAGGCACAGACCAGCTCAGTGCCTTTTGGGGGGTCTTGACCCGTGAATCTCTAGATATGAAAATTGCTGTCAGCACCAGAGATGCCTTCCTGCTTGGGGTCCTGAGACCTCAGCATATGGCCCTCAATTCTTGTGGGGACagttgcctttctgggtgcccaCCTTGAAAGCAGGCCCTGGGTCCTGAGTGCTGAGCAGTACCATGGTTGCTGGACAGGCTGTGTGGCTGTTCCAGGGCCAGGAGAGCAGCAGCTGTGGTTTGTCCCAAACATAGACCACCTGGAGCCCAGCCTTCCTCCCAGGATGGCCTGGTGTAGCGAGGCCAATACACACGTGGGTAAGGACCAGTTCCTTGAGGGCAGACACTGCAGAGGTGTCCCTTTGCCCCTTGCAGCCCTGCCAGGCCACGGTCGTCTTCATCCTTACAGATGAGAAGACGAGTCCTTGCAGTCAGGGGCAGAATGGGCCTCCCGTGCCCAGGAGGGAACACCCTTCTCCCAGTATCCACCCTCTAAGAGGCCACTCTTTTTGGCCCACCAGCTCTCGCCCTCTGCACTCACTCACACCGTGAACTCACCTGGAGGTCATCCATCTCCCTGCGCTCAGATATCAGCTTGGCTTCCTGCCAGTGTGTCATCCTCTGGTTGGTCATCCCCAGATAAGGGGGCAGAGGGCATCTGCCAGCCTGGCCACTGAAAGCAACATACTGTAACCCTAGAGAGAAGTTGCCAGAAATCAGGTGCCCACATGTGGAAACAcaaatctttttcttaattttgtattATTCATGCCTCACAAAGCCGAGGGCATGGCCTGGCAGTGCCCAGAGAATCTGACACTTGAAGTTATGGCCCCACCCAGTGAGGGGACCCTTCATGATTTGCAAGGCCCCTCTGAGATGTTTTCCTGCCTTGAGATGTGTCATgaaaatggggaaaggaaagaggcagagaggtgaagagtgatttccccctgggcatctctctgcctctgtctgttCTGATCATCACTTTGTGGTCCACTCTCAGAGGGTGGGGAGTGTGTCCCAGGGTCCCCTCTGACAGCATTATGGGCCATGAGCACCTGTGGGACCCAGGTCACCCATGGCCCCGCTCCCGCTGCTTACAGTGGACTTGACCAGCATTGACAGACGAAGCAAAGAACAGGAAGTGGCCACCAGGGAGAAGGCTCAGTCCCTTGCGGTGTTGTTTAAAGAAAAAGTGCGTGGCTTTGATGACTTTCTATGGACAGCGGAGTCAAGGAAGCAGGGTGTGGACATTTGTGTACAGAGGTAAGGCAGTGGGTGGCCCTGGGTGGAGAGCACCCTGCAGAAAGTGGCCGTCCCTACACCCTCATGACACTCTCTATCTCCTGACAGCCCGGCTCCTGACACCAACCTATTCCAGGCTCCCACTAAGCTGCCCGGCCCCCTACAGCAGTTTGCCATACTGATACGGTAATTATTTGCCATTTCATCACCCCCTTGGCCCCTAAAAGTCTTAGTTGTATCAAATTAAGCCCTTTAAAGCTAAAGTGAATTTGAAGGAGGAATTTAATTTGAAGAGGTAGGGTCATTTGAAAAAATCAGCACCAGCCCTCCATGTGATACAGAGAACTCCTGTTCCTTTGATTCtttaaacaaaatcaacatttccTTGCTAGCCAGATGCTCGTAGAAGTCACCCAGAATCATTGTAAAGAATTAAATCGATACAGGAGACCCTCAAGTGGACAAGGGAAGTTTCCCTGCTCTGTGAGCCCTCACAGAAAACCAGATCTGGGTGTTTGGTGTGAGTCCAACATGTTTCCAtgcacataaatattttaatatataaatgagatcatgctaAGTCGcgttggttgtgtctgactctttgtgaccctgtggactgtagcctgccaggctcctctgtccatgggattttctaggcaagaatactaggtgggttgccacttcctctaaggtatcttcctgacccagggatagaagtcTTACGTCTTATGTCTCCTTATACATACACTGTTCTACTTCTGATTGGCTATTTCCTCAGGATGACTGCTTTGAATAAAGTTGCAAGGTAATACAGCTTTGGTAAAAGTCACAATCATTTCCTGAGTACCGACTCTGAGACAGATGGGCTCATCAGTCACCTCACTTGAACCTCACAGTAACTGTGAGGTGGGAACcactcttcccattttacagaggagaaaaatgaGGCTTACAGAGATTACAGGACATTGCCAAGGTCATAGGGCTGGGGTCTGGTGTTCGCTTGGCacctctttcttctgttttttaagtcGTCAGATTTCCAACGACTTCCGAGACCTGCCAACCCTCCTCATCCACGGGGCGGAGGCCTGCCTGATGTCCCTGATCATAGGGTTCCTCTACTACGGCCACGGGGCTGTCCAGCTCTCCTTGACGGACACGGCAGCCCTCTTGTTCATGATCGGAGCTCTTGTCCCTTTCAACGTGATCCTGGATGTCATCTCCAAATGTGAGTGTGGCCTGCTCTCTGTGACCCACATGCAGAGCCGTGTCAGCCATGCTCTGAACTGGACCAGGGCTGGCCTGAGTTCCGCATAGCTCCTGGAGGAGACAGGTCTGCTGAACAATTTAACCATGACTGCTAAATAAAAGCTGAGGGttgtttttaaacttcatttattAA includes:
- the ABCG8 gene encoding ATP-binding cassette sub-family G member 8 isoform X1, which produces MAEEAPKKTRLERRAAPQDDLQGLQDSVFSSESDNSLYFTYSGQPNTLEVRDLSYQVDTASQVPWFKQLAHFKMPWTSHKDSCEQGIQNLSFKMRSGQMLAVIGSSGCGRASLLDVITGRGPGGKIKSGQIWINGQPSTAQLVRKCVAHVRQHDQLLPNLTVRETLAFVAQLRLPRNFSQAQRDKRVDDVIAELRLRQCANTRVGNIYVRGVSGGERRRVSIGVQLLWNPGILILDEPTSGLDSFTAHNLVKTLSRLARGNRLVLISIHQPRSDIFGLFDLVLLMTSGTTIYLGAAQHMVQYFTAVGHPCPRYSNPADYYVDLTSIDRRSKEQEVATREKAQSLAVLFKEKVRGFDDFLWTAESRKQGVDICVQSPAPDTNLFQAPTKLPGPLQQFAILIRRQISNDFRDLPTLLIHGAEACLMSLIIGFLYYGHGAVQLSLTDTAALLFMIGALVPFNVILDVISKCHSERALLYYELEDGLYTAGPYFFAKILGEFPEHCVYIIIYGMPIYWLANLRPGLEPFLLHFLLVWLVVFCCRVMALAAAALLPTFHMSSFFGNALYNSFYLTGGFMISLDNLWTVPALISKVSFLRWCFEGLMKIQFGGHAYYMEAGNITIRIPGDLILNSMGLNSYPLYAIYCFVIGISCGFVILYYLSLRFIKQKSSQDW
- the ABCG8 gene encoding ATP-binding cassette sub-family G member 8 isoform X2 → MAEEAPKKTRLERRAAPQDDLGLQDSVFSSESDNSLYFTYSGQPNTLEVRDLSYQVDTASQVPWFKQLAHFKMPWTSHKDSCEQGIQNLSFKMRSGQMLAVIGSSGCGRASLLDVITGRGPGGKIKSGQIWINGQPSTAQLVRKCVAHVRQHDQLLPNLTVRETLAFVAQLRLPRNFSQAQRDKRVDDVIAELRLRQCANTRVGNIYVRGVSGGERRRVSIGVQLLWNPGILILDEPTSGLDSFTAHNLVKTLSRLARGNRLVLISIHQPRSDIFGLFDLVLLMTSGTTIYLGAAQHMVQYFTAVGHPCPRYSNPADYYVDLTSIDRRSKEQEVATREKAQSLAVLFKEKVRGFDDFLWTAESRKQGVDICVQSPAPDTNLFQAPTKLPGPLQQFAILIRRQISNDFRDLPTLLIHGAEACLMSLIIGFLYYGHGAVQLSLTDTAALLFMIGALVPFNVILDVISKCHSERALLYYELEDGLYTAGPYFFAKILGEFPEHCVYIIIYGMPIYWLANLRPGLEPFLLHFLLVWLVVFCCRVMALAAAALLPTFHMSSFFGNALYNSFYLTGGFMISLDNLWTVPALISKVSFLRWCFEGLMKIQFGGHAYYMEAGNITIRIPGDLILNSMGLNSYPLYAIYCFVIGISCGFVILYYLSLRFIKQKSSQDW